A single Sphingomonas sp. IW22 DNA region contains:
- a CDS encoding squalene/phytoene synthase family protein has protein sequence MVNAASTPAPGAEARAAERRLILSYAPKEARGGVNALFDLDATLADVLRHAREPMIAQMRLTWWHDALTKLDSAAPPAQPVLVALASDVVGRGVSGAELATLVEGWEALLDGEPGDAAVRATFADARGVRLFGLAARVLRAEAPVEGGRGWALADLSRSLSDEAAASAAAGEAQASLTRARAAPWPRRARVLGAMVQQASMDLTAPRDLPLPAATPRRVARLAWHRLTGR, from the coding sequence ATGGTTAACGCCGCATCCACCCCTGCACCCGGCGCGGAAGCGCGCGCCGCCGAGCGGCGGCTGATCCTGTCCTATGCCCCTAAAGAGGCACGTGGCGGGGTGAACGCTCTGTTCGATCTGGACGCAACGCTGGCCGATGTCCTGCGCCACGCGCGTGAGCCGATGATCGCCCAGATGCGGCTGACATGGTGGCATGACGCACTGACCAAGCTGGACAGCGCCGCCCCGCCGGCCCAGCCGGTGCTGGTGGCACTCGCTTCGGACGTGGTCGGGCGCGGCGTCAGCGGTGCGGAACTGGCGACGTTGGTCGAGGGGTGGGAGGCGCTGCTGGACGGTGAGCCGGGCGATGCGGCCGTCCGTGCGACCTTTGCCGACGCGCGTGGTGTGCGCCTGTTCGGTCTCGCGGCCCGCGTGCTGCGGGCTGAGGCGCCGGTCGAGGGTGGGCGCGGCTGGGCACTGGCCGATCTGTCCCGATCCTTGAGCGACGAAGCCGCTGCATCGGCCGCTGCCGGTGAAGCGCAAGCGTCCCTGACGCGCGCACGCGCGGCGCCGTGGCCACGCCGGGCGCGGGTGCTGGGGGCGATGGTTCAGCAGGCGAGCATGGATCTGACCGCACCGCGCGACCTGCCGCTGCCTGCGGCGACGCCGCGGCGTGTGGCCAGGCTGGCATGGCATCGCCTGACGGGACGATAA